The genomic window gcaatcgccttaatagcctagcgttagtttcggccttatttatttcctaatcttctttttccctggtttgctagtggctgtaactacccatgggccatatacgggccgtaggatccatgggtctcctacgggccatcgataaatgggcctgtaatcggtgggcctcgggccataaataaatgggcctgtaatcggtgggcctcgggccgtcggataaatgggtctacatggaccgtaatcgggcgtaattggtatcggcccagcacggtaacgggccgttaacaggccgtaggactgcaaaagcttaattctgtcacaggcataatgggtcgttaatgggccagaatataggacgggctggccagaaacgggccgactcttgccatgggccgaatttggcccattagggtaacaggccagtaacgggccgactcttgccatgggccgaatttggcccatttggggaacatgccagtaacgggccgactcttgccatgagccgaatttggcccattaggggaacaggccagtaactggccggaagtaatcgagggccgaaaaggagcccaagaacgtatgtgccgtcaataggccgaaagctaacacgggctggaaacggcccatgtaaatcacgggccgttaacgggtacaacgAAAATTACTGTTAATTATGGGTTATAGTCAcctgggcctgtaaagggccgaaagatacgaaggcctcatatgggctgaaagacgtcgtgggccatacatgggccgaaagtaaaatgggctggtgttatattcgacggcccacatgacgttgttgggccgatttcctttagtgcctaacgggccgtgagttaatgggccataaaatgggctatttgcgaagagaccgttaacaggcttttcatgggccaacccgttaacttttgaccaagtcaaatgggccggctttgtaagctaaatgggccagtggtgggccgtggcacgtgtcgacatatcatagacgcttatctgacccactgacgagctgacacatgttttgtccggccaataagaattttacacgtggaaatttctcattggtcggggctgttaacgggttatcggatccaaaacccgacccgatagcttaacgacgttccgttacggtggatgccacgtgtcggccacccttgacgaaagcacttctgtgacgcgcgatttatcgtcatggaagtggacacttccgtgatgataattttggtaatgacatggaacacttctacgataggacaggtatgactatcttgattctatcataaatttgtcatggatgtacatgcatgacaaaaaacgcgacctactgtgacaaacacgtatcatcacggaagtgtattttgttTGTTGTGACTTCAAGCTACAGTCGGGAGACCAGGGATGGAATCCTAGTTCTCCTTTTTTTACTAGGTGGCAAATTGTCATATCCTTGCAATAGGCGAACCTAGGGACTTCAGATTTGATACAAGTATTTTGAATTCAGGGAGGGAAACTtgggtaagaagaagaagaagttacagAGGTGGATACAAAGGAGGATGAAATCAATCAACTCAATGATGCCTAACCACACACTCTCTCGTGCACGTAATACACAACCGACTAGGCTCACTCACTTGCTTCATGCTCATACAATCATCTTCCTTGGCCCACATCTCTATTCGAAGGTCTACGGCTTCCCGCCTCCACTCGAGGGACAACATTGGCATATGATTATGAGGGGAGGACGGTAGTGTTGACGGGGAGAGAGTGGTAACATGttagtttagggtttagggtttaggattATAATTGCAGCAACGTCACACCATGTTAATGGGAGATCTATAACACAAGTTAAAATGGAGACACGGCCAAATAATATAAGATGTACATTAAATACATAGAACAACATCTTTAGGTTTCGAGCTCCCTCAAGATTGCAATCTGTAAGAAGTTCTGCACCATTAACATACTGGTGTATGTATAAGCTATCACCAACAAAGGGGAGGAACTGCACCTACAATCTAACCACCAGCTTTGGTCCACCCAATTTGGAGGTAAGCATATCAGCAACAACAATAGTGTTTAGAAGAATTGGGGACCCTGTCAGTTACAATCTAATAATATCAGACACTAGCTATTCCTAATATCTGAAATGATTTTTTATGAAAAATCCAAAAAATGTCGTTTCAACCCGTGCGATTGAATTTCTAATAACAATAATTAGGCCAAGTAGGTTCAGAAGGAGAATTCTATGTGAACAGTCATGGTGACGTCTGTTTTCTTTCCCCTCTCACAAGGAGACTAGGGAAAAGCTTTCCTTCCCTCAGCCTCTAGCGGTAAGACCGTGGATTTGACTCCCCTCTAACTGCTACTCTGGTAGCTGGCTGGTGGTAGGGAGGGGAATCCTGGTGCCTGGGCTCCTGCTAGTAGATAGGTTAGGGTTTTAGTCCTCGCAAGGTGACGCTCGGGCATATGACAAACACTTCATCTCCGAGTCAGTTTTCCGGGATCCGATCCTCCTTGAGTCCGTCCGCAGGGACAAATTCAACAGATGTTCGGGCGTAGATTCCCGCCGGCTCATCCGGATGGCAAGGTCAGGGTTTCTTGTCGTGAGTACCTGAAGGCGACATCTAGTGTCTTCAAGGTTTAAAAATGATGATTGCGGCTCTGGGCACTGGTTTTTAGGGGCACGTGCGCAAAGACTTCCGGTTGTCATTGACGATTTCAGGCCGGCTTCGGTATATGAGAGCGGCAACAACAGCGCGTCAACAACTTATGGCTtcggggataccactgtccatctaaccatttcaaccacaggttggttcgccctTCCCGAGCCATGTTGTGTCGTTCCGAACCACTGTAGCCCAAACGGCCAACAACCAAGTCGCCCATGCCCACACACACCGTTCTAGGTCATTCACCTATCCCATGGCAAATGACTCATGTAGAAATGCATTGCTCGAGTATAGTAGGGCGAAGAGCGTTTGGGCTTAACGCAAGGACGATGTGGTGGTACCTTTATTCAGTGATGAGACAACCAATGCACGCCTATGGTTGTTCAACGCTTGCAATACCCTTAAAAGTGATCATTTCATCACTGTCTTAGCCACCATGTGGGCAATTTGGTGGGCTCACCGGAAAACAATTCATGAGGAGGAATTCTAGAATCCACTATCCAGTCATTTGTTTATCGAGTGTTACTTGGATGAGTTGAACATTCAATCGATGAAGCACATCATTGGACCTTCCTTAGCAAGGTCGGCTACTCGCAGGACCCCGAAGCCGGAGGGGGTGATGAAACTAAATGTGGAACGGGCAGTGGCTAAACCCGAAAACAAGGGTGCAATAGGTGTGGTGTAACGTGATGAGCACGAAGAGTTCAGGAGCTTCAGTCGCGATGTTTGATGGTGTGACCGAACGAGCTACCCTTGAGACCTATGCATGCAGTGAAGCATCGCATCGCGTTTTACTGTGCGAGAGTCTTGGATGACCTGAAGTCAAAAACCCAGCTCGGTGACAACTGCATGATCTTACGGGAGACTGAATCTCGTAAACTTCGTTTAAGGCCTGTAAAATTTGGTATGAGCATCGCGCATGTAATGAGGAGGCTCATAGACTAGCTAAAATAGCCATCTCGATCGAGGTTGGCCGCCATTTGTCATCTATGGCTTTTTGATCCTCCGGGTCATCTTTGTATCCCTTTAAACATATTTGAGTGAGATAAAGTGTGATGTTTATATCCGGAAACAAAAAACTATTCCCCTTCTTCCTCATTTTCAGCCGTCGCCTCCATTCCCCCTTCCAGGTAGGCATCCGGATCGTCTTCCACCTCTGCCCTCCCATTAATCACACAACCAAGTCAAAGGTTGCCAAAAAAAAGGACCGCGTGGTGCATCCCAGCCTGAGCACCAGCTTAAACCGTAGTAGTACTCGGCAATCCAAAGAAATGGGACGACGAGGACCTCTCATAATGGTCACAtgtgtttattttttttcttttcgaaacAGAGGCAAAAAGTTtacctcatctattaattaagcagaagagaattgccgAGTTAAATAACGGAAAACGGGGGAAAACCGACGTGTGTTTATATTCGCGCCTCTCTCTGCAGCAGGTTCCACTCATTTGGCCCATCACTGACCTGGCCTGGCCTCGTTGACTCGTCGTCACGCGCTGCACGACTGCATCTGAATGGCCCCTTCCTTCCAGCTTCTTTCTCCCCTGCTTCATCCATCCATGTCAGTCAGCATCACTGACCTGGCCTCTAAAGCTCGATCACTCCATCCGCATGTATATATTCCAGCTCGAGATGGAGGGAGCGCACGGTTCACTCACCACTCACCACACAGAATTATCAACGACCAAAAGACCACAGGGCCGCCATGGACTCGTCGTCATCGCGCTCGGCGGCCTCCGGGGCCACGCCCACCGTGTCGTCCGGCGCCGTGTTCATCTCGGCGGCCATCTTCCTGCTGTTCCTGACGTTCGCCCTCGCGCTCCTCATCCTCCGCCACACTTACTTCAGCAGCACCAGCGCGGCGCCCAGCGGTCGTCGTCCGGCATGGGGCGCCCAGATGGTGGCCCCGCCTCCGAGGGGCGTCGACCCGGAGCTGCTGCGGTCGCTGCCGGTCACGGTACACCGCGCCGCGGACGGCGTCGGATTGGTGGAGTGCGCGGTTTGCCTGGCCGAGCTCGAGAACGGGGAGGAGGCGAGGTTCCTGCCCCGGTGCGGCCATGGATTCCACGCCGGGTGCGTCAACAGGTGGCTGGCGTCCCACACCACCTGCCCGCTCTGCCGAGTCACCGTCGGCAAGCCTGACGCGCTTACATCGACGACGAGTCTCGCTCCCGTACCGCCGGAGCCGGCGAACTACGCAGCCAACCTACCGGCGAGTGTGCTGCTCGGGGTTTCAGACCAGGCCACGCTTGGCGCGCTCACCATGGCCACCGACGGAGTGCTGGTGATCGACGTTCCGGAGCCAAGGATGGTGGCAGCGATCTCGCGCGACGCGTCCAAGTCTCCGGGCGTGAACAGGCTGAGGTCGGTGAAGAGGCTGTGGAGCTTCGGGAGGCAAGTGCCGTCGGGGTACACTACGCCCTGCGCCGGCTGCAGTGGAACGGCAGACGTAGAGCAGGGCATTAGCATCACCTATGCATCCCCGAGAGCTCCGGTCCGGTGTAGCGTTGACACATGGAGCGGCTAAGTTATATACGTACATATTTACACGTGGTGGTATATATAGGACATAGCCGCATAGACATTCTTTTAAAGATTAGTACAGTATATGATGATGTTCTTTGATAGCTACCGATCGATCAGAAAATGAGGACTAAAAGTTATCCTTGAGAGAATCACTAGCTCCATATGTGTGTCAGCGTGTGAACCTTTCTAGGACGTAACATCCAACAGCAAAGTTTATGAGAGTGGACAACCAAGATCAAAGTTTATTGAAAAAAGACCGCACTTTAACCCTTAACTAACCACACGGTTTAAAACTCAAGGCTCAATTTTAAAACCAGTCGATATACATGCCGAACTAACCACGAGGTCCAAATAGcaccactacaccacaacactacaTCCTCGACACACAAGTTGGTCGGAAAAACAATGTCCGCCGACAGACAGTCTGTTGGGAAAGACTATTGCCGACCGATGTTGTCTGTTGGGGAAAGTCCAGACGGGAAAGCCTTTTCCCGACCGACTGGTTGATGGCTAAGGGGTATTTTTCCCGACCAACAGTTTGTTGGGCCTGCCATGGGCCTTTCCCGACCAACAGTCCGATAGGGTAACCACTGGCGGACCTCTCCAGTGGGCTGGGTATGGCGGCCGCCATACCTTACTTCTGGGCCAAAAAAAAATTACATATGCATCGATACTTGCATAAATTCCTTGACTCGTTTGACCGCACCCAACGCTGGCCAGCCTGGCCTGATGGGCCGACGCGACGCATCCAGCTGTTGGGCACTTGGGCCAGTAACAACCGGTCGAGATTGATCCGGCGCTCACGCACACAAGACACGACACCCAGCTGCGATGCAACCCTAAGCAGCTAgcgcggcggcggcagctggcCAGGTCGTGAGGATGAGGAGGGCTGCGGGCGACCGACGACGGGGCAGTTGACGGCCGGACGGCGGCGGCTGGCCGGGGGCTTAGAGGGCGGCGGCAGCAAGCGGCGGCTCCAGCGGGCGACGGCAGTTGGGGATTTTCCTGGTAATATGCTAGGGTCCGAAACTCTAAACCACTCCTCTGCTCTGAACTATTTGCAGCCACTGCCACTTTGTTTATACAATTATATTTTTCATCCATGCTAGTGTAAGCACAGGTTTTTGTTTTGGGTTATTTAAATCTATGCCTCTCGTctcttagttgtgctcacttttccccattcgTTAACTTTTTACTCACTTTTCCCCATGACTCAAAATTTTTGCCTTCACATTTTCCTCACTTTTGCCCCTGAAAAGTTGCTCAAAACCAAGGCAAAATGAGCGAGTGGgaaaaactgagcacaactaagaaattgggggcacagatggaataatCCCTTTTGTTTTTAGATGATTATACATACATACAAGCTAATAAGATTCCCAACCGGCGTAGTTCTGTGACTTCTATCCATAAGATGGAAAAGGAGGGGAAAGGACCAGCAAATGCAaaagaaagaggaggaagaggtatATTTATCATGTCCACTTGGTAAAATTAAGGAATATGTCTTACATTGTGTGATAGATCTTCAAAAGTATTGCTCTTAATAAAATTAAGGAAGATTTTCAGAAGGAGAGTAGGGCACTGCCATTACCTGGGTCTTCTAGACGCCATTATAAGCTTCATTATCAGTATGTTTTTAGGTTGTTTTCCTATTGAACATGTCTACATTTTCATTGTATTTTGTTATTCATTTGTAGTGTGCATTGTTAGTGTGTATTGACTCCTTTGATTCGCATCAAAAAAATTCTTAGTGAGACTTCGCCCCACCTTAAATTTTTTCGTGGTCCGCCTCTGAGGGTAACCATGGGCCTTTCCCGACCGACTATCAGATGGGTATTCTTTCCCGACCAACATTTTGTTGGGCCTTGTGTTAGCCTTTCCCGACCGACTGTTTGATGGGGTTTCTTTTGCCAACCAACAATTTGATGGCGTTTTCTTTTGCCGATCAATAATTCCTCAACATTTTGTTTAGCCAACCACAACTTTAATTAGCATATCATATTGATTGTAACATACATATAGTTCATGTGTTCTAAGCATAATCACAAGACATCATACATCGGGTTCACATCAGGTGCACCAAACCATTTTTATTCCATTAACTAATTGTCACATACATACAGTTCAATCTGTTCTAACCACCAAGACAAGATACCATACATCAGGTTTACATAAGGACAGGAAAAAGACACAATTATGAGACATCAGTTGTACAAACTGAAAGCTAAAACATCCAGTTGACGCGGATTGCCGGCTTCATGGTTCATTTCCTTATGTTTGCTTCCTACAGAAGATAAAGAAGTCTCAATTATTAGAATGTTCAATTAATTTATGAAATGAGCACAGAATTAGGAATACACTTATCTAATCTATAAAAGTAGCGGAACATGAAGACCACCAATCAACTCCCAGCAGTGGCCATGGATGTGGCATAGAAGCCCTCTGTACGATTGCTGAGCATTTAGTGTTCCTAGGGACATACTTAAGTTACTGTGCATAGGTACCAGCAGCCAATATTCCAACACTTGTTTCCAAAAAAAATAAACGTCCGTAGGGAATACAGTGTCATAGGTATAAGAGAAATAAAAATGAGTTGTGCGAATGACCAATATTTGCTTTACTATTCAGGCCATACAAGGAAAAATATATCGGAAATATAGAATTAGTATCTCAAACGTAGAACCAGTTTACACATTTCTTTTGCAATTTATAAAGGCATAACCAGCACCTGAATGATAACTATATATATGTACACTGCTTATTTAATCTGTACAAACAGATTATAAATACTAGATTTTTCCTGATACTTACTGAATAATAGCTCATGGGTGGACGCCTTCTTCATGGCTGGGTAGAATGGAAAAATTACGCGTGCTGCCATATTGAAATATAGTTAGTCAAGATCTTTTTTTATGGATAGTTAGTCAAGATCTTGATAAAGATACAATGTACTATATTGGCCTAGAAACATGATTCAGAAATAGCAACTTTAAAAGCAACTAGCGATGTATTATGCTCTGTTTTGTACTATGGATGTGCTGATTGGAGTGTTCTGTAATGCCAAATTAACTATTACTATTAAGCAATAATCAGCTAGCTGTGTAAACAAGATATAATGTTCTGACAAATTTAACTATTATTAAGAGCAACTA from Triticum aestivum cultivar Chinese Spring chromosome 3B, IWGSC CS RefSeq v2.1, whole genome shotgun sequence includes these protein-coding regions:
- the LOC123064352 gene encoding E3 ubiquitin-protein ligase EL5 translates to MDSSSSRSAASGATPTVSSGAVFISAAIFLLFLTFALALLILRHTYFSSTSAAPSGRRPAWGAQMVAPPPRGVDPELLRSLPVTVHRAADGVGLVECAVCLAELENGEEARFLPRCGHGFHAGCVNRWLASHTTCPLCRVTVGKPDALTSTTSLAPVPPEPANYAANLPASVLLGVSDQATLGALTMATDGVLVIDVPEPRMVAAISRDASKSPGVNRLRSVKRLWSFGRQVPSGYTTPCAGCSGTADVEQGISITYASPRAPVRCSVDTWSG